Proteins co-encoded in one Streptococcus pyogenes genomic window:
- a CDS encoding proline--tRNA ligase, protein MKQSKLLIPTLREMPSDAQVISHALMVRAGYVRQVSAGIYAYLPLANRTIEKFKTIMREEFEKIGAVEMLAPALLTADLWRESGRYETYGEDLYKLKNRDNSDFILGPTHEETFTTLVRDAVKSYKQLPLNLYQIQSKYRDEKRPRNGLLRTREFIMKDGYSFHHNYEDLDVTYEDYRQAYEAIFTRAGLDFKGIIGDGGAMGGKDSQEFMAITPARTDLDRWVVLDKSIASMDDIPKEVLEDIKAELAAWMISGEDTIAYSTESSYAANLEMATNEYKPSSKVAAEDALAEVETPHCKTIDEVAAFLSVDETQTIKTLLFVADNEPVVALLVGNDHINTVKLKNYLAADFLEPASEEEARAFFGAGFGSLGPVNLAQGSRIVADRKVQNLTNAVAGANKDGFHMTGVNPGRDFQAEYVDIREVKEGEMSPDGHGVLQFARGIEVGHIFKLGTRYSDSMGATILDENGRTVPIVMGCYGIGVSRILSAVIEQHARLFVNKTPKGDYRYAWGINFPKELAPFDVHLITVNVKDQVAQDLTAKLEADLMAKGYDVLTDDRNERVGSKFSDSDLIGLPIRVTVGKKAAEGIVEIKIKATGDSIEVNAENLIETLEILTKEH, encoded by the coding sequence ATGAAACAAAGTAAACTGCTTATCCCAACCTTGCGCGAAATGCCAAGTGATGCCCAGGTTATCAGCCACGCGCTTATGGTGCGTGCCGGTTATGTGCGCCAAGTTTCTGCTGGTATCTATGCTTATTTACCACTGGCAAATCGTACCATTGAGAAATTCAAGACCATCATGCGTGAAGAGTTTGAAAAGATCGGTGCTGTTGAAATGTTGGCGCCAGCTCTTTTGACAGCTGATCTCTGGCGTGAATCAGGCCGTTATGAGACCTATGGAGAGGACCTCTATAAGCTTAAAAACCGTGATAACTCAGACTTTATCTTGGGTCCAACTCACGAAGAAACCTTTACGACTTTGGTGCGTGATGCGGTCAAATCTTACAAGCAATTGCCCTTAAACCTTTATCAAATTCAGTCTAAGTATCGTGATGAAAAACGTCCGCGTAATGGCTTGCTTCGTACCCGTGAGTTTATTATGAAAGACGGCTATAGTTTCCATCACAACTATGAAGATTTAGATGTGACCTACGAAGATTATCGTCAAGCTTACGAAGCTATTTTTACCAGAGCTGGTTTAGATTTCAAAGGGATTATTGGAGATGGCGGTGCCATGGGGGGGAAAGATTCCCAAGAATTTATGGCCATTACACCAGCTCGTACGGATCTTGATCGCTGGGTGGTTCTTGACAAGTCTATTGCGTCAATGGATGATATTCCAAAAGAGGTCTTAGAAGATATTAAGGCAGAATTGGCTGCTTGGATGATTTCAGGTGAAGATACTATTGCTTATTCAACAGAATCAAGCTACGCTGCCAACCTTGAGATGGCAACTAACGAATACAAACCGTCCTCAAAAGTAGCTGCTGAAGATGCCTTGGCAGAAGTTGAGACACCACATTGCAAAACGATTGATGAAGTGGCTGCTTTTCTTTCAGTAGATGAAACACAAACCATCAAAACCTTGCTTTTTGTGGCAGATAATGAACCTGTTGTTGCTTTGCTAGTTGGAAATGACCATATCAATACCGTTAAATTAAAAAACTATCTAGCTGCTGATTTTTTAGAGCCAGCTAGTGAAGAAGAAGCCCGTGCTTTCTTTGGTGCAGGTTTTGGCTCACTTGGGCCTGTCAACTTGGCACAAGGTAGTCGTATTGTGGCTGACCGCAAAGTGCAAAACCTTACCAATGCCGTTGCAGGAGCTAACAAGGATGGTTTCCATATGACAGGAGTCAATCCAGGACGTGACTTCCAGGCTGAATATGTAGATATTCGTGAAGTCAAAGAAGGGGAAATGTCTCCGGACGGTCATGGTGTTCTCCAGTTTGCGCGTGGTATCGAAGTCGGTCATATCTTCAAGTTGGGCACTCGTTATTCAGACAGCATGGGAGCAACGATTCTTGATGAAAATGGCAGAACAGTTCCAATTGTGATGGGTTGTTATGGTATCGGGGTTAGCCGCATTTTGTCTGCTGTCATTGAACAGCATGCCCGTCTCTTTGTGAACAAGACACCAAAAGGCGATTACCGTTATGCTTGGGGTATTAACTTCCCTAAAGAATTAGCCCCATTTGACGTGCATTTGATTACAGTTAATGTCAAAGATCAAGTGGCCCAAGACTTGACGGCGAAGTTAGAAGCTGACTTGATGGCTAAAGGGTATGATGTCTTGACAGATGACCGTAATGAACGCGTCGGTTCGAAATTCTCTGATAGCGATTTGATTGGTTTGCCAATTCGTGTCACTGTTGGTAAAAAAGCCGCTGAAGGTATCGTGGAAATTAAAATCAAGGCAACAGGTGACAGCATTGAAGTTAATGCAGAAAACCTCATCGAAACCCTTGAAATTTTAACAAAAGAACACTAA